AGTCTGGAAAAAGAACATGTACCAGGAGCGGCGCTGCTGCGCATAGCTGGTCACCAGCGCCTCGAAAAATTTCGAGCCATAGGGGACTGCCGACGTGACGAGCCGGCTTACGCGATCCGGCGATGCAGCGGCGGCGCCGTATGCCGCGACCGCGCCCCAATCGTGGCCGAACACGATCGCGTCCTTGTAGCCGAGCGCCGCGATCAGCGCGAGCGCGTCCTCCGACAGCGCCGCTGAATCGTAGCGGCCGTCGGGCGCGGGCTCGGTCGGCGAGTAGCCGCGCATGAACGGCGCGACGCAGTGGAATCCCGCCGAGGCCAGCGCGGGCATCTGATGGCGGAACGAATGAGCAGTGTCCGGGAAGCCGTGCAGGCACAGCACCAGCGGACCTTCCGGGTCGCCCATCTCGAGCACCGTGAAATTCAGGTTCGACGCGCGCACAACTCGCTGCTTCACTGGTGATGGCATAGTGGCTCGATTCATACCGCAGGCTTTCGCCAATGACAAAGCACGCCTGCTTGGAATACGCCCGCGATTCGTGATCAGCTAGTCCGCAGTTTCATGGACGAATCGATTCCCCAAATCAGCGAGCCGCCAACCGCCGGCAATCCCCCAATGCGCCGCGATGCGCTGCGGGATCTCGCCGCGCTGTTTCTTCGACTCGGCACGATCGCGATGGGCGGTCCGGCCGCGCACATCGCGATGATGGAGGACGAGGTCGTTCGTCGCCGGCGATGGATGACGCACGAGCGCTTTCTCGACATGCTCGGCGTCTGCAACCTGATTCCCGGCCCCAACTCGACCGAGATGGCGATTCACATCGGTCAAGAGCGGGCAGGATTGGCCGGCCTGGTCGTCGCCGGCGCGTGCTTTATTTTTCCAGCCGCCGCGATCGTGTTGATTATCGCATGGGCGTACGTGCGATTCGGCGCGATGCCCCAGGCGGCCGGTCTCCTCTACGGCGTCAAGCCCGTGATCATCGCGGTCGTGTTGCAGGCGCTGTGGGGACTCGGCCGCAGCGCGATCAAGTCGCGCATCCTGACTGCGATCGCGATCGTCGGGCTGGCCGCGTCGATCCTCGAGGTTAACGACATGATCGTCCTGCTCGGCGGCGGAATCGTTATGCTGGCGATTCGCGCCTTCGAGGATCGAAGCAGTGCGCGCGCGGCGATTGCCGCAATCCCGGCCGTTGCCACGCGTGCGTCCGCCGTGAAAGGCGCCGCGCTCGCCGCGACCGTGGCCGGCGTGCCGTTCAGTCTCATCACCCTGTTTCTGTTCTTCCTGAAGGTCGGCGCGGTGCTGTTCGGCAGCGGCTACGTACTGCTGGCGTTCATCCGCACCGACCTGGTCGATCGACTGCGATGGCTCACCGAGGCGCAGTTGCTCGACGCGGTCGCGGTGGGCCAGGTGACGCCAGGGCCGGTGTTCACGACCGCGACCTTCATCGGCTACCTGCTTGGTGGATTTCGCGGCGCCGTGGTCGCGACGCTGGGCATTTTTATCCCGTCGTTTTTCTTCGTTTCGATCAGCGGGCCGCTGATCCCTCGCCTGCGCCGCTCTGCGCTGGCCGGCGCGTTTCTCGACGGGGTCAATGTCGGCGCGTGGGCGTTGATGGCGGCGGTGACGTTGTTTCTTGCCCGGGCCGCGATCGTTGACCTCACCACGATGATCCTCGCGGTATCGAGCGCGTTCATCCTGATTCGTTATCGTCTGAATTCCGCATGGCTGGTGCTTGGCGGCGGACTAGTCGGCCTCGCGATGATTCCGTGGCGGTAACCTTCGCGTGTTCATGCAATCGGACGTAGCAGACAACGTCAGTATCCTGTAGTGTGGTACTCCGCAACGGCTAGCACATTCCGCTCTGCGCCTTACAATCGCAGGGCGTTGCGGTGAAAACTGAAAAAGTGAAAATGTGTTGATGCTGGCGGCATCCAGGAACGCGCATGCACGCGCGCCCGACGCCCGAAGCATCATCATCCGTGCAGCCAAACAGGCGTGTGCGGTGGTGTGGGCAAGTACGACAGGTGGGGAGACGAATGGCAGCAGCTTTCACGACGACGAGCACGACAGAAGCCGAAAAAACCACAAAGATCGCGCCGTGGGAGATGCCGTGGTGGCACGCCTCCTCGGGGCGCGACCTTTCGATCCTGTTGTGGATTTGCCTCATCCATATTACCGCCGCGATCGGACTCGTGCTTTATCCGATTCCCGGATGGCGGGTGTTGCTCGGCGCGATAGCGCTGGTATTCATCGGCGGATTGGGCACCACGGTCGGGTACCATCGCGCGATCGCGCATCGCTCGCTCACGCTCAATCCGTGGGTGCGCGGAGTGTTGATTTTCTTCGCGATGTTCAACGGTTCCGGTGCGCCGACCACCTGGGCTGCGGGCCATCGCCTGCATCACGCCAAGGCTGACACCCCGGAAGACATCTCGAGCCCGATTTGGGGTGGTTTCTGGTGGGCGCATCTACGCTGGCTTTGGCAGGCTGACGAGCCGTCCGTCGATCGTTACTGCCCCGATCTCAGCGGAGTTTCGTATCGGGCCTGGCGATGGTTCCAGACGCCGATCCTCGCGCTGTCATACCTCGGCGGTTTGTATTTCAGTCCGGCCGCATTTTTCTGGCTGGGAGCGATTCGCTTGTGCTTCGCACTGCACGCGCAATGCTTCGTCAACAGCGTTTGCCACACCGAACCGGGCATCACGGTGGGCCAGGATTCCAGCCGCAACGTAAAATGGCTGGCGCTGATGCATCTGTTGCAGGGCGAGAACTGGCATCGCAACCATCACGCGCGCCCCGGTTCTGCCCGTCTGGGATGGAACTGGCGCCAGCCCGACGCCGGTTACATGGTCATCCTGGCGCTCGAGAAGCTCGGCCTCGCCACCGACGTCCGCCATGGCACGCCCAGCGGCATCGCCAGCCAGGCCGGCGCGAAAGATCTGCTGGGCAGGCCCGATATCCTCGATCCCGCCGCATAATCGTCAAGCGGATAAGGGCTTTTGTTCGCGTAACCGACGGTCACGCGGTGCGTATTCCTTGTTAGAGGAATACACATGAAAACCGTCGGCTTCATCTTTGCCGCGATGCTTTGCGCAGTCATCATGCTGGGAACGGTAATGGCAGCAACGAACGCAGGCATGACCCAAATTGCATCGTCGTCTGTCGTAACGACGCTATAATTCGATTCAGAACGTCGATATCCCCTCAGGCGACTTGTCCTGCTCAAGGGCACCTGCCGCGCCTGAGCCTTGCGGATTCCCTGTTAGAGTCATAATCGGACACTCCGCAGTCATCTTAAGACGGATTGCGGCGCATGCCGTAGCGATCAGAAGACAAATTTGACGGCATGGATGGTGCTTTGCAGGAGGAATGCACATGAAGACCGCCGAGTAGCAACTTTATAGCTCGATCTTGCTGTCCTGGGGGGGCAACTCAATGAGAGAGCATTTCAAAGGCGCGAGTCTCAGCGCCATCTCCGCCCTGATACTTCTGACGTGCGGCTGGACCGCTATTAGTGCCGGCTCGCGAACGGCGCCGATGATTACCGCCGCGATCGACGAGAATGCGCTGATCGCGCTCGCGGGCAATACGCGCCCGGAAGCGACGGCGGCCAATGATCGCGGCGCGGTTGCGGACGACGTTGCGATGGAGCACCTGATGCTCCAGTTGCGACGCGCGCCCGAGCAGGAGCAGGCACTCGAAAAATACCTCGATGAACTCGAGGACCCCAAGTCGCCGAACTACCATCACTGGTTGACCGCGCAGGAGTTCGGAGACCGCTACGGACTGGCCGGCCAGGACCTCGCGAAGATCACGGGCTGGCTTCAATCACACGGCCTCACCGTCAATGCGGTGTATCCCAATCGCATCGTGGTCGATTTTTCCGGGACGGCCGGCGAGGTGCGGGAGGCCTTCCATACCGAAATTCACAATCTCGAGGTAAGCGCAGTGGCGCATATCGCCAACATGAGCGACCCGCGGATTCCCGCGGCGCTGGCGCCGGCGGTGGTTGGCGTCGTGTCACTCAACGACTTCAGACCGCGCGCGATGAATCAGCCGCGTCCCGCGTACACCGTCGGTAGCGACACGCAACTGGTCGCACCTGCGGACCTAGCCACCATCTACGACTTCAACCCGCTGTTTGCGGCGGGTTATTCGGGCCAGGGGCAGACGATTGTGGTGATCGAGGACAGCGACCTTTACCGCACCAGCGACTGGACGACCTTCCGTACAACATTCGGCCTTGCAAGCGCCTACCCGGAGGGCTCGCTGAGCCAGGTTAATCCCAGCGACTGTACCGACCCAGGCGTCAATGGCGACGACGCCGAGGCGGCCATCGACGTGGAATGGGCGAGCGCCGCGGCGCCCAGCGCCACGATCGAGCTGGCCTCGTGCGCCAACACCGCCACCACGTTCGGCGGCTTCATCGCGCTGCAGAACCTGCTCAACGCCTCGGGAACGCCACCGGCGATCGTGAGCATCAGCTATGGCGAGTGCGAAGCGGAGAGCGGCGCGGCGCAAAACGCGTCCATCAATTCGTTGTATCAGCAGGCGGTTGGAGCGGGCGTATCGGTGTTCGTGTCGTCTGGCGACGAGGGCGCGGCCAGTTGCGATGTCGGCTCGAACCATGCGACCCACGGCATAGGAGTCAGCGGATTAACCTCGACGCCGTATAATGTGTCGGTGGGCGGCACCGATTTCGGCGATGGTTACGCGGGCACGAACAGCACTTACTGGAGCTCCGCGAACGGGACGGCTTATGGCTCGGCGCTCTCCTACATTCCGGAAATTCCCTGGGACGATTCGTGCGCCAGCACACTGATCTCCGGCTACCTCGGTTATAGCGCCGCGTACGGCTCGAGCGGCTTGTGCAACAGCTCGCGGGGCGAAGCGGATTTCCTGAACACCGTCGCGGGCAGCGGCGGCCCCAGCGGCTGTGCCACTGGAAAGCCGTCGAGCAATGGCGTCGTCGGCGGTAGCTGCGCCGGATATCCCAAGCCTGGCTGGCAATCGGTGCTCGGCAACCCGAGCGACGGCGTGCGCGATATCCCCGACCTCTCGTTGTTCGCCGCCAACGGAGTCTGGGGCCACTACTATGTGGTTTGCTATTCAGACGTGATGGATTACGGATATTCCTGCTCGGGTGCGCCCGATACCTGGGGGGGATTCGGCGGAACCTCGGTTTCCTCGCCGATCATGGCGGGGGTTCAGGCGCTGATAAACCAAAAGACCGGGAGCCGTCAAGGTAATCCCAATCCCAGCTACTACGCGCTGGCCAATGCCGAGTACGGCACGACCGGCAGCGCTTCGTGCGACTCCACGCTTGGCAACGGTGTCGCCAGCTCGTGCATCTTCTACGCCGTGACCCAGGGCGATATGGACGTGAACTGCACCGGCACACAGAACTGTTACACGCCATCGGGCGCCAATGGCGTGCTGTCCACCTCGACCTCGGGGTTTTATCCCGCGTATCCGGCGAAAGCCGGATGGAATTTTGCCACCGGGATCGGGACCGTCAATGTCCTCAACCTTGTGATGGCATCGCGCACGGCCGCACCGACGCCCACTCCGACTGCCACACCCAAGTCGTCGGCCTCCCCGACTGCGACCCCCACTCGGACGGCGACCGCCACTGCGACTGCCACCCGGAAAGCAACGGCTACACCGACACCCACCTCGACGCCAACCGGGGTTCCCAAGTGGCTGAAGGTCAAACCGTCGGCGGGGAATTTCGGCAAAGTGAAAGTGGGGAAGGTCACAAGCGTAACACTGACGCTCAGCAATCCGGCCAAGAAGGGATCGCCGATCGCCTTCGGGAAGCCGATGATGACGGTCCCGGCGACCAGCCCGCAGGTATTTGGGTTTCCGGCGAGTGTCACCAACTGCCCCCCGCAACTGCGGCCGAAGGAAAAGTGCATGCTCAACGTGGAATTCGCTCCGGCATCGCAGGGTGCGGTGTCCTCGACGGTAACCATCTTTGACGACGCGGGAAATGCGAACCAGGTGATCCAGTTGCAGGGCACTGGGAAATGAGCCGGACCCGAGCTTGAGCCATTTTACATCGGCGCGCCGCGATGCTTTTGTAAGCGAGGCTGCTCACCAATCTGAGCGGCTGAGGGAGGACGCATCGTGTCGATACTCTCGGAGTTCAAGCAGTTCGCAATCAAGGGCAACGTGATCGATCTCGCGGTCGGCTTCGTAGTCGGCGCCGCGTTCGGGAAAATCGTCACCTCGTTTACCAACGACATTCTGATGCCGCCGATCGGGCTGGCGCTCGGCGCAGTCGATTTCGCAAACC
This region of Candidatus Binatus sp. genomic DNA includes:
- a CDS encoding acyl-CoA desaturase, translating into MAAAFTTTSTTEAEKTTKIAPWEMPWWHASSGRDLSILLWICLIHITAAIGLVLYPIPGWRVLLGAIALVFIGGLGTTVGYHRAIAHRSLTLNPWVRGVLIFFAMFNGSGAPTTWAAGHRLHHAKADTPEDISSPIWGGFWWAHLRWLWQADEPSVDRYCPDLSGVSYRAWRWFQTPILALSYLGGLYFSPAAFFWLGAIRLCFALHAQCFVNSVCHTEPGITVGQDSSRNVKWLALMHLLQGENWHRNHHARPGSARLGWNWRQPDAGYMVILALEKLGLATDVRHGTPSGIASQAGAKDLLGRPDILDPAA
- a CDS encoding alpha/beta hydrolase — protein: MPSPVKQRVVRASNLNFTVLEMGDPEGPLVLCLHGFPDTAHSFRHQMPALASAGFHCVAPFMRGYSPTEPAPDGRYDSAALSEDALALIAALGYKDAIVFGHDWGAVAAYGAAAASPDRVSRLVTSAVPYGSKFFEALVTSYAQQRRSWYMFFFQTAIAGAAVSFNDFAFLEKCWADWSPGWKWAAADMEALKRCFRAKGTLEAALGYYRATLGPVLSMPVDLKALAPAMNIPINVPAMMIHGRDDGCIGAETLDGMEKLFPKGLKIEVVPGAGHFVHQERPDHVNELVLKFLKSAF
- the chrA gene encoding chromate efflux transporter, which codes for MDESIPQISEPPTAGNPPMRRDALRDLAALFLRLGTIAMGGPAAHIAMMEDEVVRRRRWMTHERFLDMLGVCNLIPGPNSTEMAIHIGQERAGLAGLVVAGACFIFPAAAIVLIIAWAYVRFGAMPQAAGLLYGVKPVIIAVVLQALWGLGRSAIKSRILTAIAIVGLAASILEVNDMIVLLGGGIVMLAIRAFEDRSSARAAIAAIPAVATRASAVKGAALAATVAGVPFSLITLFLFFLKVGAVLFGSGYVLLAFIRTDLVDRLRWLTEAQLLDAVAVGQVTPGPVFTTATFIGYLLGGFRGAVVATLGIFIPSFFFVSISGPLIPRLRRSALAGAFLDGVNVGAWALMAAVTLFLARAAIVDLTTMILAVSSAFILIRYRLNSAWLVLGGGLVGLAMIPWR
- a CDS encoding protease pro-enzyme activation domain-containing protein, whose amino-acid sequence is MITAAIDENALIALAGNTRPEATAANDRGAVADDVAMEHLMLQLRRAPEQEQALEKYLDELEDPKSPNYHHWLTAQEFGDRYGLAGQDLAKITGWLQSHGLTVNAVYPNRIVVDFSGTAGEVREAFHTEIHNLEVSAVAHIANMSDPRIPAALAPAVVGVVSLNDFRPRAMNQPRPAYTVGSDTQLVAPADLATIYDFNPLFAAGYSGQGQTIVVIEDSDLYRTSDWTTFRTTFGLASAYPEGSLSQVNPSDCTDPGVNGDDAEAAIDVEWASAAAPSATIELASCANTATTFGGFIALQNLLNASGTPPAIVSISYGECEAESGAAQNASINSLYQQAVGAGVSVFVSSGDEGAASCDVGSNHATHGIGVSGLTSTPYNVSVGGTDFGDGYAGTNSTYWSSANGTAYGSALSYIPEIPWDDSCASTLISGYLGYSAAYGSSGLCNSSRGEADFLNTVAGSGGPSGCATGKPSSNGVVGGSCAGYPKPGWQSVLGNPSDGVRDIPDLSLFAANGVWGHYYVVCYSDVMDYGYSCSGAPDTWGGFGGTSVSSPIMAGVQALINQKTGSRQGNPNPSYYALANAEYGTTGSASCDSTLGNGVASSCIFYAVTQGDMDVNCTGTQNCYTPSGANGVLSTSTSGFYPAYPAKAGWNFATGIGTVNVLNLVMASRTAAPTPTPTATPKSSASPTATPTRTATATATATRKATATPTPTSTPTGVPKWLKVKPSAGNFGKVKVGKVTSVTLTLSNPAKKGSPIAFGKPMMTVPATSPQVFGFPASVTNCPPQLRPKEKCMLNVEFAPASQGAVSSTVTIFDDAGNANQVIQLQGTGK